A region of the Elaeis guineensis isolate ETL-2024a unplaced genomic scaffold, EG11 Super_Scaffold_1000033, whole genome shotgun sequence genome:
ttcctttcttgctccttgtcaccttaatttttattataattctctaagccttttggaagacttcttatcctttatcaggaccttatctaggctagagaagaagaataaagagaattggacaagatgagcctattgtaagaaagaaggaagagtttggaatgagcaTGACTCCttgcgtgcacccctatttatattgcatgtaggggtgcaaaccaagcatctcacacccactcacacctcatctcatgcctcctctcaatttttcacaccccatttgatgagaaaaagcaAGTGgatatcaaagttgggttgaagaggtgccttattgcagaaggactcttcgaactcaacttacggtgttcacatgagaagtcgcaatgcttctcttattggcgccatcaacccatgcctttggatctggaaggaagcccatccaatggccaagatagaggatgccaacttcaggaagggcgcaagagataaggggtggaacaagtcaaaacaaccttgagatttgacttggtccaaggggcgcttccaaagggtggcgcatggcttcatccttatctcttctcctaactattctatgaagagtttaacactcagaaggactcttaggtgcctcctaagtattctgaaaacctttcatagaataaaacccatggagaaaatagataagaccaagtcaAGGGGGCGCCAACTCCCATCCATGGCCATGTGGCACatgtgcatggatttaaatccacacaccaagagagagactcttaggcatgtggttccctggtttttggcacccaacagcaagcccaatcagaatacttcaaatccatttcaagaccaaatccaatttggctcaaattggttctaaattagcccaaatcggaacccgattcgaatccgattcaatctaatgctagggtttgcaacatgtgctagcatgttcaacttgcatacatggtttaatcaaattaaacccatgatcaatctctttgtgtgtgacctattgggttccacatctagccagcagtgagttgggtgcaatttaacctaatttggttagaacacaaccgagccatttaggtcaaatcaagctgacccatttcgatcaatcagaacagcttctaattaacgatcgaattaaactctttaattcgatcaaactcataagacatgattgacatctagcaacatatcatgtctacctgaaagatatagaattttgatgaaaaatacaaAAATACCCTTTAtgaaaaattaccgtgcaacttgatcttacgatcatcctgcatcccgaatataagtttgggatgAAAAAttcaaacctaattttatattcatatttctcttgatcagataataatgattcaatttatgaaatattagaaaccatttttaatttttcataatgctctgatcaaagtcttttgaatcattattcgatcgaagcagataggatgcgatctcctcttactaggagtgatcgtttccatattgacctactcacaaccttcataagcaatccatcatatccagaataccccgtacatgattaaatcatgaatgagtatgatccaaaatatggattcatgcttataaggttctatgacaGTCTCAggcaaaagatttacatgcacaattcccactatgagaaacatctgttgacatgtagataagactccatcagatgttctttaattggatcaattcagtgaactcattctctaatgaacacttacatcttatattagtgtcatacacaagtaattgtgagatcaattaccctctccaccgagcatacacaggatgtaccagtcttactggaaaattgatcccctactcaatgttccatcgactaggaatatttaaaattagggttttaagattttaggtctcactggtatgatcgcatcataaccctaaaaccatagccctaatttatggggttcatcataattaaaaaataagacacagcatatgatgaactaaatgcctttatttatttaaaacatcagtacatgagttgtcgggagataaaagaatatccatcaaattacatattttgattggcttatagggcatattcctttcaatctcccacttgcactaaagtcaatccccttatatttcaaccccatataatcgagatggcgatcgaactgctgctgtggtaaagctttagtgaacagatctgctatgttgttctttgtgtctactcgttcaataataacatcttgtctttcaattatttcacgaacagatggaagcatctcaaaatgtgcttggatttttaTGAGACCTGagttctttgcttgagcaactgctctagtattatcacaataaagtggtactgggttctcaatctcaggaacaacacccaattcagtgatgaacttcttcatccagacagcttccttggtggcttcacttgcagctatgtattctgcctctgtggttgagtcagctacagtctgctgcttagaactctttcatctcactgctccaccattcaaagtaaagacataccctgaaatggatttgctatcatctggatctgattgaaaactagaatcagagtatccttctagtttaagatcagatccaccatatataagaaaaatattcttagtccttcttaagtactttagaatatttttcacagccttccaatgatcctctcctggatcagcctgaaatctactggctatgcctaaggcataagctacatcaggcttggtacataacatagcatacattattgatcctacagccgaagcataaggaatagaactcattctatttctctcttcagttgtcttaggagacatcttcttagagagatatatgacttgactcatgggtaagtaacctcttttactctcattcatactgaatcttttcaatattaagtcaatgtacctagactgggataagcctagcatccttttagatctatctctatagatctttataccaagtatataggatgcttccccaagtcttttatggaaaacttattggatagccataatttgactgattgtaacattgggatatcattcccaatgaggagtatgtcatctacatacagaaccaagaaaactagggcactcccactagtcttctatacacacaaggttcatccacattcttgatgaagccaaactctttgactgttacatcaaagcggatgttccaactccttgagacttgctttaatccataaatggattttttaagcctgcatacttgatttgatctgtcatttgagacaaaaccctctagctgtgacatgtagacctcctcttctagaaaatcaTTCAAGAAGacgatcttcacatccatttgtcatatttcataatcatagtatgctgctattgcaagcataatccgaatagatttgagcatggcaacaggtgaaaaagtttcatcataatcaataccctgtttttgcttgaaatctttagctaccaatctagctttataggtttctatttgaccatctgctccaatctttttcttatagacccatttgcagccaatagggtttaccccttctggtgcatcaaccaaagtccatactttgttggtgtacatggagtccatctcgaatttcatggcatcctgccatttgtctgagttcTTACTCATtacagcttccgtataggtcaaaggttcgtcattctcaatgacttgggcttcattattctcaataatgaatccataccttataggtatatgtcgtaccctatctgacctacggataggagttatgtgttctggttcttccttatttatgtaaatatttggttgaaaaatatctatttatttttcttgaattttattaatttcaatatttcttccactgtctctttctaggataaattctttctccatgaaagtggcatgcctacttacaaataccttttattcagtagggtggtagaatagatatcctatactatccttaggatatcctataaacaaatatttatctgctctagtatctagcttatgtccaaaattttatttgacataTGCTAAACATCcctatatcttaaaatatttaagattgagtttcttacctctccatatctcatatggagtgctagatacagatttagaagatactctattcaagataattattgcggtctctaaagcataaccccagaaggaaataggcaactcagtgaagcacatcatggaccgcaccatatctaataaggtacggttcctcctttcggctacaccatttaattgtggcatataaggaggtgtccattcagagataatttcctttatcttaagatggtctaaaaattcactagataagtgttctcctcctcgatcagattgaaggatttttatactttttacagtttattttttgaccatactttgatactctttgaatttatcaaaggcttcgaatttatgtttcataagatacacaaatccaaacctagataaatcatttgtaaatataataaaataagagtatccacctctggcctgggttgtcatagggccacatacatctgtatgtacaagtcttaacaactcgtttgtcctatctccatgtccactaaataaagtcttggtcattttacccatgagacatgattcacaagttcctaatgattcacaatcataggatcaaagaacttttctttgtacaacttgttaatcctagtctcactgatatgaccaagtcgataatgccaaagtaagatattatttatattatctctcttatattttttattttcatcaacatgaaaaatattatcattcaaacatagagtcaacaaaccattgtcaaaaataccatggcaaattatttcattagaaaaattaatcgagcaaccattgctcgttacaaatatttgatatccttgttttatcaacaagggtacagatacaatatttctaatgatcttaggcatgtaataataatttattagctctaagatctttccagaaggaaacttcaagatatttgtccctacagcttctgcttggatggactctcttccagcaccgtagagctcgaagtctcccttcctcaaacttctaattttctgcagcccctacaatgatttgcagatatgaaaatcacaagcggtatccaatacccaagagtttgaaatggaagaattcaatgataatattgtatgtatctcatacataccttttggtgcattatttgcaccaatcttcactgttgcaaggtaAACCTTGCAAATCCTTTTCGAATGACCTACCTTGCCACAGTGAAAGCAGGTCGACTatccggaggtcttctttcctttcttcctcttatttatACTACATTTAGgattcagcctccttttagaaccctttttgcctgccttcttcttggagatcccatccacaagaagaagaggagccttatccttcttgatatcgcTCTCTACTATCtttagcatatttaacagctcagacaaggaagaattcagtttgttcatatgatagttcatgacaaactgagaaaatgattctgggagtgattgcaggattagatcttgattcaactccccatccataacaaaacctaattgacctaatcgagtgatcaggtcaataaccatcaaaacatgatcttgtacggatgacccctctgccattctggtatggaataactgcttagatatcttatatctagcagtcctactctgttccccataaagctcttttaaattgagcaatatggaatgagtgtccatgctatcatgctgcctctgcaactcatttgtcatagaggcaagtatgatatacttgatagttaaagaatcattttgccacatcctatatgtggctttttcttcctttgtggcatcctccccaactggctcaatgtcaagggtatcgaggatgtaagaaagcttctcttgactaagtactattttaagatttcttaaATAGTCCACATAGCTGGGATCAGTcaattatttgtatccaaaatggagcgaagtgaaagtgaagaagccattaatctacataataaagaacattacataagcaaacagcTCAAGATGATATGCATAATTAAATTGAGACTTTAATTTAATTGTGtctctcataattttatcagacatcataaccctctagtatgatgttcgagaaaatcctgattgattttattagtgggattgagatcctaattccttataaaagatcttgtggttgcacaacaaatcttttataagtttaaaggtaggaaactctttccaattgcatctcatgcaattctcaataaaaactctggcctttaaaatattaatagccttgtgtttacacaacaaaccataatattttagttaagtagcacccttcatttcaatacagtcaaaatagaatataaatgctcttgtggttacacaacaaagcattatactcaaaaatactgtaagcatctcgatgcaccagaacaatattatgtcagttttcataatcgatcttgtggttacacaacaaacctaatatgattcgtgacataataatgtcctagcatgaaggaaggccataatgtagtgaacATAACACCAAGCATCtcagccaagaattaaattaatctaatcagccaggtaagtgggagagaggtgggggtccccccgttgctttccttagacaccaataaattggttaggtcagacaacggaaccaattagaaaccatgTTCTCTTTACcgatcatgaaccactttcctagacactgattgatcaattagacatctagactggttctgctattggttaattacactacaacttaatatcattttacagagggtttttcaagtctcaatgcacatttaatttctatatcatactaaatacatgaataaaagaaattagcatcatagtgaacacaattcaatatgacagggcaacattccataattatatacatcataatgaatatgatctcatcatattaatatcatataaaaattataaattatgatcatatcatatttataatattaccattaaatcattaacatatcatcatatgatttaattcttacaaggtcgctctgataccactgtaaggTTTGGTGTCAAGGCGGAAGCATGGCTTTCaaagtaattattatgaaatcataaaaccaaaatctaactccaagatcaccttatcagaatttaaaccacataatatgcattaatatcataatataaggtatagaaacatacctcttatcgctaaaccctaattTATGCTCGATCGCCGGCAgcagtccgtcagggtttccactaggtgcccacatgttcaccctccaatgttgatccac
Encoded here:
- the LOC140854527 gene encoding uncharacterized protein — encoded protein: MAEGSSVQDHVLMVIDLITRLGQLGFVMDGELNQDLILQSLPESFSQFVMNYHMNKLNSSLSELLNMLKIVESDIKKDKAPLLKGGINKRKKGKKTSGQSTCFHCGKASHWKRNCKVYLATVKTGANNAPKGLLVHGGRLLLVQESVDQPVLDKHVLHPHLP